In Pedobacter heparinus DSM 2366, the following are encoded in one genomic region:
- a CDS encoding glycosyltransferase family protein, whose protein sequence is MKILYAIQGTGNGHISRAREIVPLLQQYGTVDLLISGTQADVKLVQEVKYQLHGFSFIFGKKGGVNHYETWKSMNLPRFVKDMRTIPLKDYNLILNDFEPVTAWACKTRGIESVGLSHQASFQSGKVPKPRSIDWAQLVMKYYAPATHYVGFHFDRYDDFIYTPVIRGEIRNMQRSNLGHYTVYLPAIDDQYLLPLLKQVPQVKWEVFSKHSRQSYRDENVWVRAVNNEQFNESLASCEGLFTGGGFEGPAEALYLGKKLLVAPMKFQYEQQCNAYALKQFGLPVIWASNKNWLPLIKEWVARPQEHHFDFPDETAAVIDKVVKQFAR, encoded by the coding sequence ATGAAGATACTTTATGCCATACAGGGTACCGGCAACGGACACATTAGCCGTGCCAGGGAAATTGTACCCCTTTTACAACAATATGGGACTGTTGATCTGCTGATCAGTGGTACACAGGCAGATGTAAAACTGGTGCAGGAGGTGAAATATCAGCTGCATGGCTTTAGCTTTATTTTTGGGAAAAAAGGTGGAGTGAACCATTATGAAACCTGGAAGTCGATGAACCTGCCGCGTTTTGTGAAAGACATGCGGACTATTCCATTAAAAGATTACAACCTGATCCTGAATGATTTTGAGCCGGTAACCGCATGGGCCTGTAAAACCAGGGGTATTGAAAGTGTAGGACTAAGCCATCAGGCCTCCTTCCAGTCGGGCAAAGTGCCGAAACCCAGAAGCATTGACTGGGCACAGCTGGTGATGAAATATTATGCTCCGGCCACGCACTATGTAGGATTCCATTTTGACCGTTATGATGACTTTATCTATACTCCCGTAATCCGCGGAGAGATCAGGAACATGCAGCGCAGTAATCTTGGGCATTATACGGTGTACCTGCCGGCAATAGACGACCAGTATCTGCTGCCCCTGCTGAAGCAGGTGCCACAGGTAAAATGGGAAGTGTTTTCCAAACATAGCAGGCAAAGCTACAGGGATGAAAATGTGTGGGTAAGGGCGGTCAACAATGAGCAGTTTAACGAAAGCCTGGCTTCCTGTGAAGGTTTGTTTACCGGTGGCGGTTTTGAGGGGCCGGCCGAAGCGCTGTACCTGGGCAAAAAACTGTTGGTGGCGCCGATGAAGTTCCAATATGAGCAGCAGTGCAATGCGTATGCGCTGAAACAGTTTGGTTTGCCGGTAATCTGGGCCAGCAATAAGAACTGGCTGCCTTTAATTAAAGAATGGGTAGCCCGGCCGCAGGAGCACCATTTTGATTTTCCGGATGAAACTGCTGCAGTAATTGATAAAGTTGTAAAGCAGTTTGCCAGATAA
- a CDS encoding UDP-2,3-diacylglucosamine diphosphatase, which produces MSKREVEIAVISDVHLGTYGCHAKELLKYLKSIKPKMLVLNGDIIDIWQFSKRYWPETHMKVVRKLMKFVVEGVPVYYLTGNHDELLRKFADMHMGAFHLQNKLVVELDGKKAWFFHGDIFDVTMQHSKWLAKLGAVGYDTLILINSFVNWFLALIGKEKMSFSKRIKARFKDAVKFINSFENTAAELALEKGYEYVVCGHIHQPEMRTIRTADGEVTYLNSGDWVENLTALEYYDQSWKVFKYEQKDFQKDEVEEGELSDGEDLHSKLDVNTLLQKIKLEIA; this is translated from the coding sequence ATGTCTAAAAGAGAAGTTGAAATTGCCGTAATCTCTGATGTACACCTGGGTACCTATGGTTGTCATGCCAAAGAGCTTTTGAAATACCTGAAGAGCATCAAGCCAAAAATGCTGGTGCTGAATGGGGATATCATAGACATCTGGCAGTTCAGCAAAAGATACTGGCCCGAAACGCACATGAAGGTGGTCAGAAAACTGATGAAATTTGTGGTGGAAGGTGTGCCTGTCTATTATTTAACGGGGAACCATGATGAGCTGCTGCGGAAATTTGCAGATATGCATATGGGGGCTTTTCATCTTCAGAATAAGCTGGTGGTAGAACTGGACGGAAAAAAAGCCTGGTTTTTTCATGGAGATATATTTGATGTGACCATGCAGCATTCCAAATGGCTGGCCAAACTGGGCGCAGTGGGTTACGATACTTTGATTCTGATCAACAGTTTTGTAAACTGGTTTCTGGCATTGATAGGGAAGGAAAAGATGAGTTTTTCGAAACGGATCAAGGCCAGGTTTAAAGATGCGGTTAAATTTATCAATAGTTTTGAAAATACGGCTGCAGAGCTGGCTCTCGAAAAAGGGTATGAATATGTGGTCTGCGGACATATCCATCAACCGGAAATGAGGACGATCCGTACAGCAGATGGAGAAGTAACTTATTTAAACAGTGGTGATTGGGTAGAGAATCTGACGGCCCTGGAGTATTATGATCAATCCTGGAAGGTATTTAAGTACGAACAAAAGGACTTCCAGAAGGATGAAGTTGAAGAAGGGGAATTGTCGGACGGAGAAGATCTGCACAGTAAGCTCGATGTGAACACCTTGCTGCAAAAGATTAAATTGGAAATTGCCTGA
- a CDS encoding YwbE family protein produces MDGKNRKDIYPGLEVEIILKKDQRSGKLTRGIVANLLTSAAFHSRGIKVRLEDGQVGRVANVIDMQ; encoded by the coding sequence ATGGACGGTAAGAATAGAAAAGATATTTATCCGGGACTGGAAGTAGAGATTATCCTTAAAAAAGACCAGCGGAGTGGAAAACTGACCCGTGGGATTGTAGCGAACCTGCTGACCTCGGCAGCTTTTCATTCACGGGGGATTAAAGTGAGGCTGGAAGACGGACAGGTTGGAAGGGTAGCAAATGTAATTGATATGCAATAA
- the uvrB gene encoding excinuclease ABC subunit UvrB → MKFQIVSDYKPTGDQPAAIKQLVEGVNNEDHYQTLLGVTGSGKTFTIANVIQQTQKPTLILSHNKTLAAQLYGEFKQFFPENAVNYFVSYYDYYQPEAFIASSNTYIEKDLSINEEIEKLRLRTTSALMSGRRDVIVVSSISCIYGMGNPEDFSRSVFRFSVGLRISRNSFLHSLVEILYARTTTDFKRGTFRVKGDTVDIFPAYLDNAYRVSFFGDDIEALSVIDPVTGKTLEKLEDMAIYPANLFVTPKERFNSSIWGIQEELEIRKNQLIGDRHLLEAKRLEERVNFDIEMMKELGYCSGIENYSRFFDGRAPGMRPFCLLDYFPDDYLMVIDESHVTVPQIRAMYGGDRSRKMSLVEYGFRLPSALDNRPLNFDEFERLAPQTIYVSATPADYELQKSEGIVIEQVIRPTGLLDPLIDVRPAVNQVDDLLDEIDKTIKLGDRVLVTTLTKRMAEELTKYMDRLNIKCRYIHSEVKTLERVEILRGLRLGEFDVLIGINLLREGLDLPEVSLVAILDADKEGFLRSDRALIQTIGRAARNDRGRVIMYADNMTDSMERTIEETNRRREKQVAYNLEHGIVPKTVGKSREAIMEQSSVLDFSSGERKRAKPYVEVDEVSIAADPVVQYMTKPEMQKSIDKTRKEMAKAAKDMDFLLAARLRDEMFAMEKLFEEKFSK, encoded by the coding sequence ATGAAATTTCAAATCGTTTCAGATTATAAACCAACCGGAGATCAGCCTGCTGCGATTAAACAACTGGTTGAAGGTGTAAACAACGAAGATCATTATCAGACTTTACTAGGGGTGACCGGTTCGGGCAAGACCTTTACCATAGCGAATGTGATACAGCAGACCCAGAAACCCACACTGATCCTGAGCCATAATAAAACACTGGCAGCACAGCTTTATGGGGAATTTAAACAGTTTTTTCCGGAAAATGCAGTGAACTATTTTGTTTCTTATTATGATTATTACCAGCCTGAAGCTTTCATTGCCAGCAGCAATACCTATATAGAGAAAGATTTAAGTATCAATGAGGAAATAGAGAAATTGCGGCTGCGGACGACTTCTGCCCTGATGTCGGGCCGGAGGGATGTCATCGTGGTCTCTTCTATCTCCTGTATTTATGGTATGGGCAATCCGGAAGATTTTTCGAGATCGGTATTCCGCTTTTCGGTGGGGTTACGGATTTCAAGGAATTCCTTTCTGCATAGCCTGGTGGAGATCCTGTATGCCCGTACCACCACTGATTTTAAGCGCGGTACTTTCAGGGTAAAAGGCGATACGGTTGATATTTTTCCGGCCTACCTGGATAATGCTTACCGTGTTTCTTTTTTTGGGGATGACATTGAAGCGCTGAGCGTGATAGACCCGGTTACAGGAAAGACACTGGAAAAGCTGGAAGACATGGCGATCTATCCTGCCAATTTGTTTGTCACACCTAAGGAAAGATTTAATTCATCGATATGGGGGATACAGGAAGAACTGGAGATCAGGAAGAACCAATTGATTGGCGACCGGCATTTGCTGGAAGCAAAGCGGCTGGAAGAAAGGGTGAACTTTGATATAGAGATGATGAAGGAACTGGGCTATTGCTCAGGTATAGAAAACTACTCCCGCTTTTTTGACGGGAGGGCGCCGGGAATGCGGCCCTTCTGTTTGCTGGATTACTTTCCGGATGATTATTTAATGGTGATTGATGAAAGCCATGTTACGGTACCACAGATCAGGGCGATGTATGGTGGCGACAGGTCGCGGAAAATGTCGCTTGTAGAATACGGGTTCCGTTTGCCATCGGCCCTGGACAACAGGCCCCTGAACTTTGATGAGTTTGAACGTCTGGCACCACAGACCATTTATGTAAGTGCTACCCCGGCAGATTATGAATTGCAGAAATCGGAAGGAATTGTGATTGAACAGGTGATCAGGCCTACAGGTTTACTGGATCCTTTGATTGATGTGCGGCCGGCAGTTAACCAGGTGGATGACCTGCTGGATGAAATTGACAAGACCATTAAGCTGGGAGACAGGGTACTGGTAACTACACTGACCAAAAGGATGGCAGAGGAGCTGACCAAATATATGGACCGGCTGAACATCAAATGCCGTTATATCCACTCGGAAGTGAAAACGCTGGAAAGGGTAGAGATCTTACGGGGGCTGCGCCTGGGTGAATTTGATGTTTTGATCGGGATTAACCTGTTGCGGGAGGGGCTTGACCTGCCGGAAGTATCGCTGGTAGCTATTCTGGATGCCGATAAGGAAGGCTTTTTGCGTTCTGACCGTGCGCTGATCCAGACCATTGGCCGTGCAGCAAGGAATGACAGGGGACGGGTGATCATGTATGCAGACAACATGACCGATTCGATGGAACGGACGATTGAGGAAACCAACAGGCGGAGGGAAAAGCAGGTGGCCTATAACCTGGAGCATGGAATTGTACCTAAAACGGTTGGTAAGAGCAGGGAGGCGATAATGGAGCAGAGCTCGGTACTGGACTTCTCGTCGGGTGAGCGCAAGCGGGCAAAACCTTATGTGGAGGTAGATGAGGTGAGCATTGCTGCTGATCCTGTTGTGCAGTACATGACCAAACCGGAAATGCAGAAATCTATTGATAAAACCCGTAAGGAAATGGCTAAGGCAGCAAAAGACATGGACTTTTTACTTGCAGCCAGGTTGCGTGACGAGATGTTTGCAATGGAGAAATTATTTGAAGAAAAATTTAGTAAGTAA